A region of Methyloversatilis discipulorum DNA encodes the following proteins:
- the rpe gene encoding ribulose-phosphate 3-epimerase: MSTTNLDYLIAPSILSADFAALGQEVRNVIASGADWIHFDVMDNHYVPNLTIGPLVCQALRPHTEAVIDVHLMVKPVDRIIPDFAKAGANVITFHPEASEHVDRTLSLIRDHGCQAGLVFNPATPLHYLDHVMDRLDVVLLMSVNPGFGGQSFIPSSLDKLRAVRARLDEYVSRTGRHIRLEIDGGVKIDNIAEIARAGADTFVAGSAVFGAGKDSDPHRYDSVIAALRKQLEAV, translated from the coding sequence GTGAGTACCACCAATCTGGATTACCTGATCGCCCCCAGCATCCTGTCCGCCGACTTCGCCGCCCTCGGCCAGGAAGTGCGCAACGTCATCGCCTCGGGCGCCGACTGGATCCACTTCGACGTGATGGACAACCATTACGTGCCCAACCTGACCATCGGCCCGCTGGTGTGCCAGGCGCTGCGGCCGCACACCGAGGCGGTGATCGACGTGCACCTGATGGTGAAGCCGGTGGACCGCATCATTCCCGATTTCGCCAAGGCCGGCGCCAATGTGATCACCTTCCACCCGGAAGCGTCCGAGCACGTCGACCGCACGCTGTCGCTGATCCGCGACCACGGCTGCCAGGCCGGCCTGGTGTTCAACCCGGCGACGCCGCTGCACTACCTTGACCACGTGATGGACCGCCTCGACGTCGTGCTGCTGATGTCAGTGAACCCGGGCTTCGGCGGCCAGAGCTTCATTCCGTCCTCGCTCGACAAGCTGCGCGCGGTGCGTGCCCGTCTCGACGAATACGTGTCGCGCACCGGCCGCCACATCCGGCTGGAGATCGACGGTGGCGTCAAGATCGACAACATCGCCGAAATCGCGCGCGCCGGTGCCGACACCTTCGTCGCCGGCTCGGCCGTGTTCGGCGCCGGCAAGGACAGCGACCCGCACCGCTACGACAGCGTGATCGCCGCGCTGCGCAAGCAGCTGGAAGCGGTCTGA
- a CDS encoding BON domain-containing protein — MMTTRTIPSFTRPLLLAALIGVAVPVLQGCFPVVAAGAGTAVMSALDRRTSGTQVEDEGIELRASNRLREKLGSRANVSVTSYNRNVLLTGQVADEATRAEAAAIVGEVPNVRGVSNETEIAGVSSLTQRSNDALITSKVKARILDSQRVKANHVKVVTEMSKVYLMGLLTETEAKAAKEVTASTSGVRKVVAIFEIVSPEEARRLDAAGGNNSPKQ; from the coding sequence ATGATGACAACCCGCACGATTCCCTCCTTCACCCGCCCGCTGCTGCTGGCCGCCCTGATCGGCGTTGCGGTGCCCGTATTGCAGGGCTGCTTCCCGGTGGTCGCCGCCGGCGCCGGTACGGCCGTCATGTCGGCGCTGGACCGCCGTACCAGCGGCACCCAGGTCGAGGACGAAGGCATCGAACTGCGTGCCAGCAACCGCCTGCGCGAAAAGCTCGGCAGCCGCGCCAATGTCAGCGTCACCAGCTACAACCGCAACGTGCTGCTGACCGGCCAGGTCGCCGACGAAGCGACGCGCGCAGAAGCCGCCGCCATCGTCGGCGAGGTGCCGAACGTGCGCGGCGTCAGCAACGAAACCGAGATCGCCGGCGTGTCCTCGCTGACCCAGCGCTCGAACGACGCGCTGATCACCTCCAAGGTGAAGGCGCGCATCCTCGATTCGCAACGGGTCAAGGCCAACCACGTCAAGGTGGTGACCGAAATGAGCAAGGTCTATCTGATGGGCCTGCTGACCGAAACCGAAGCGAAGGCCGCAAAGGAAGTCACCGCCTCGACCTCCGGCGTGCGCAAGGTGGTGGCCATCTTCGAAATCGTCAGCCCGGAAGAGGCACGCCGCCTCGACGCCGCTGGCGGCAACAACAGCCCGAAGCAGTAA
- the hrpA gene encoding ATP-dependent RNA helicase HrpA, whose product MKVQYPDLNSLLEQCMSRDAAAISRALRELPPAMRAPDKWPAKIAERVAASQARVAARRASAPKVEYPEELPVSARRDEIAAALAAHQVVIVCGETGSGKTTQLPKLCLELGRGARGLIGHTQPRRIAARATADRVAKELNVPLGREVGFAIRFTDRTSEDSRIKLMTDGILLAETQRDRWLAAYDTLIIDEAHERSLNIDFLLGYLRQLLPRRPDLKVIVTSATLDAERFANHFAQNGKPAPVIEVSGRLYPIEMRWRPFDANKERDLYDAVADAVDEAFSCGPGDVLVFMPGEREIRECAETLRKHHTRLPGVKPDILTLFARQSAQEQARVFQGSNGRRVILSTNVAETSLTVPGIRYVVDTGLARVKRYSYRNKVEQLQVEPIAQSAAKQRAGRCGRVSSGVCFRLYDEDDFKQRTAHTDPEILRSSLAGVILRMKSLGLTDVEEFPFIDRPAPRAIADGYQLLQELGAVDEERTLTTLGRELAKLPLDPRVARMILGARNHGALKEVLIITAGLSVQDPRDRPEERAGTADQAHAKFADERSEFLWYLKAWAAFDEVWHHQSQAKQREWCRANFLNWMRMREWRDVHTQLHTLCAEHEWPENEQPAAFDALHRALLTGLLGNLGLRIEDARAGEPPYLGARGIKFWPHPGSALAKKGGKWIMCAELVETTRLFARCIARIEPEWVEEVGAHLIRRSTYEPHWSKSRGETVAWERGVIHGITLYAKRAVQYGKTDPKLARELLIREALVNGDVSDVALKQMKFLQHNLDLIAQIERLEEKQRRQDLLVDESLIEAFYDSIVPADVIDLRSFERWRRDAERDNPKLLHLTREQLMRHEAAGVSSERFPAKMDLLGQRLKLEYRHEPNAADDGVTLTVPLTLLNQIPAARLDWLVPGLIEEKVVQLAKTIPPKLRHRIQPISGFVADFLAQQHDQSEPLVKVLARAIEVYVSLKLPPDAIRAENLPAHLIMNIRVIDEHGRVLGQSRNLAELRTRLKDEIARRFEQARIALPTASPSSLSPAPVAAPPKAAAPAPAPAADTRAASARGSMADALAALGARDAVAKAPVPAPAAKKGRTEPAPQAVAAAQTAGEGRYTSWAFGELPELMEVEVAGRMVIGFPALQDDGDAVSVRVFDTPEAAHEVHRRGLRRLFALELRDQVKFIEKSLPGLRDMAMQFMNLGSEADLRAQLVAATLERCCMMEPWPQDAAAFATRRDEARPRISLVAQEIGRLAGAVLTEYTALNKKLIALKAHPDAGADMRAQLDALVGKHFIERTPFERLTHYPRYLKAIALRIDKLRSDPARDARALADWNSLATLWERERIARARAGVSDPFLDEFRWLLEELRVNLFAQELRTPVPVSVKRLQKIWESRSHG is encoded by the coding sequence ATGAAAGTGCAGTACCCCGATCTGAATTCCCTGCTCGAACAGTGCATGAGCCGCGACGCGGCGGCGATTTCGCGCGCCTTGCGCGAGCTGCCACCGGCCATGCGCGCGCCGGACAAGTGGCCGGCGAAGATTGCTGAACGCGTCGCCGCTTCGCAGGCGCGCGTGGCTGCGCGCCGTGCATCGGCGCCCAAGGTCGAGTATCCGGAAGAGCTGCCGGTGTCGGCGCGGCGCGACGAGATCGCGGCCGCGCTGGCGGCGCATCAGGTGGTCATCGTGTGCGGCGAGACCGGTTCCGGCAAGACCACGCAGCTGCCCAAGCTGTGCCTGGAACTGGGTCGCGGCGCGCGCGGCCTGATCGGCCACACGCAGCCGCGACGCATCGCCGCGCGTGCCACCGCCGACCGCGTGGCGAAGGAACTGAACGTGCCGCTGGGGCGCGAGGTCGGTTTCGCCATCCGCTTCACCGACCGCACGTCGGAAGACAGCCGCATCAAGCTGATGACCGACGGCATCCTGCTGGCCGAAACGCAGCGCGACCGCTGGCTGGCCGCCTACGACACGCTCATCATCGACGAGGCGCACGAGCGCAGCCTGAACATCGACTTCCTGCTCGGCTACCTGCGCCAGCTGCTGCCGCGTCGCCCGGACCTGAAGGTGATCGTCACCTCGGCCACGCTGGACGCCGAGCGCTTCGCCAACCACTTCGCGCAAAACGGCAAGCCGGCGCCGGTGATCGAGGTCAGTGGCCGGCTCTACCCGATCGAAATGCGCTGGCGGCCGTTCGACGCCAACAAGGAGCGCGACCTCTACGACGCGGTGGCCGACGCGGTCGACGAAGCCTTCTCGTGCGGACCGGGCGACGTGCTGGTGTTCATGCCGGGCGAGCGCGAAATCCGCGAGTGCGCCGAAACGCTGCGCAAGCATCACACGCGGCTGCCCGGCGTGAAGCCGGACATCCTGACGCTGTTCGCGCGCCAGTCGGCGCAGGAGCAGGCGCGCGTGTTCCAGGGCTCGAACGGCCGACGCGTCATCCTCTCCACCAACGTCGCCGAAACCTCGCTGACGGTGCCCGGCATCCGCTACGTGGTCGATACCGGGCTGGCGCGCGTCAAGCGCTACAGCTACCGCAACAAGGTGGAACAGTTGCAGGTCGAGCCGATCGCGCAGTCGGCGGCGAAACAGCGGGCCGGCCGCTGCGGCCGGGTGTCCAGCGGCGTCTGCTTCAGGCTGTACGACGAAGACGATTTCAAGCAGCGCACCGCGCACACCGACCCGGAAATCCTGCGTTCGTCGCTGGCCGGCGTCATCCTGCGCATGAAGTCGCTGGGCCTGACCGACGTCGAGGAATTTCCCTTCATCGACCGTCCGGCGCCGCGCGCGATCGCCGACGGCTACCAGCTGCTGCAGGAACTGGGCGCGGTGGACGAGGAACGCACGCTCACCACGCTGGGCCGCGAACTGGCCAAGCTGCCGCTGGACCCGCGCGTCGCGCGCATGATCCTGGGGGCGCGCAATCACGGCGCGCTGAAGGAAGTGCTCATCATCACCGCCGGTCTGTCGGTGCAGGACCCGCGCGACCGGCCCGAGGAACGCGCCGGCACGGCCGATCAGGCGCACGCGAAGTTCGCCGACGAGCGCAGCGAATTCCTGTGGTACCTGAAGGCCTGGGCGGCCTTCGACGAGGTGTGGCATCACCAGTCGCAGGCCAAGCAGCGCGAGTGGTGTCGCGCCAACTTCCTGAACTGGATGCGCATGCGCGAATGGCGCGACGTGCATACCCAGCTGCACACGCTGTGCGCCGAGCACGAGTGGCCCGAGAACGAACAGCCGGCGGCTTTCGACGCGCTGCACCGCGCGCTGCTGACCGGCCTGCTCGGCAACCTAGGCCTGCGCATCGAGGACGCGCGCGCCGGCGAGCCGCCCTATCTGGGCGCGCGCGGCATCAAGTTCTGGCCGCACCCCGGCTCGGCGCTGGCGAAGAAGGGCGGCAAGTGGATCATGTGCGCCGAGCTGGTCGAGACGACGCGGCTGTTCGCGCGCTGCATTGCGCGCATCGAACCCGAGTGGGTGGAAGAGGTGGGCGCCCACCTGATCCGCCGCTCGACCTACGAGCCGCACTGGTCGAAAAGCCGCGGCGAGACGGTGGCCTGGGAGCGCGGCGTCATCCACGGCATCACGCTGTACGCCAAGCGCGCGGTGCAGTACGGCAAGACCGACCCGAAGCTCGCGCGCGAACTGCTGATCCGCGAGGCGCTGGTCAATGGCGACGTCAGCGACGTCGCCTTGAAGCAGATGAAATTCCTGCAGCACAACCTCGACCTGATCGCGCAGATCGAGCGGCTGGAGGAAAAGCAGCGCCGACAGGACCTGCTGGTCGACGAATCGCTGATCGAAGCCTTCTACGATTCCATCGTGCCGGCAGACGTGATCGACCTGCGCAGCTTCGAGCGCTGGCGCCGCGACGCCGAGCGCGACAACCCGAAGCTGCTGCATCTGACGCGCGAACAGTTGATGCGGCACGAGGCGGCCGGCGTCAGCAGCGAACGCTTCCCGGCGAAGATGGATCTGCTCGGCCAGCGCCTGAAACTCGAATATCGGCACGAGCCGAATGCGGCCGACGACGGCGTGACGCTGACCGTGCCGCTCACGTTGCTGAACCAGATCCCGGCGGCGCGGCTGGACTGGCTGGTGCCCGGCCTGATCGAGGAAAAGGTGGTGCAGCTCGCCAAGACCATTCCGCCCAAGCTGCGCCATCGCATCCAGCCGATCAGCGGCTTTGTCGCCGACTTCCTCGCCCAGCAGCACGACCAGTCGGAGCCGCTGGTGAAGGTGCTGGCGCGCGCGATCGAGGTGTATGTCAGCCTCAAGCTGCCGCCGGACGCGATCCGCGCCGAGAACCTGCCGGCGCACCTGATCATGAACATCCGCGTGATCGACGAGCACGGCCGCGTGCTCGGCCAGTCGCGCAATCTGGCCGAACTGCGCACGCGGCTGAAGGACGAGATCGCGCGCCGCTTCGAGCAGGCGCGCATCGCGTTGCCGACGGCGTCGCCATCGTCCTTATCGCCGGCACCGGTCGCCGCACCGCCGAAGGCCGCTGCGCCCGCACCCGCGCCCGCCGCGGACACGCGGGCGGCCAGCGCGCGCGGCAGCATGGCCGACGCACTGGCCGCCCTGGGCGCACGCGACGCCGTCGCCAAGGCACCGGTGCCGGCGCCCGCCGCGAAGAAGGGCAGAACCGAGCCGGCGCCTCAGGCGGTTGCGGCCGCGCAGACGGCGGGCGAGGGCCGGTACACGAGCTGGGCTTTCGGCGAACTGCCCGAACTGATGGAAGTCGAGGTCGCCGGCCGCATGGTGATCGGCTTTCCGGCGCTGCAGGACGACGGCGACGCGGTCAGCGTGCGCGTGTTCGACACGCCGGAGGCGGCGCACGAGGTACATCGCCGCGGTCTGCGCCGGCTGTTCGCGCTGGAACTGCGCGACCAGGTCAAGTTCATCGAGAAAAGCCTGCCCGGCCTGCGCGACATGGCGATGCAGTTCATGAACCTGGGCAGCGAAGCCGACCTGCGTGCCCAGCTGGTCGCCGCCACGCTGGAACGCTGCTGCATGATGGAGCCGTGGCCGCAGGACGCTGCCGCCTTCGCCACCCGGCGCGACGAGGCACGGCCACGCATATCGCTGGTGGCGCAGGAAATCGGCCGGCTGGCGGGCGCCGTGCTGACCGAATACACGGCACTGAACAAGAAGCTGATCGCGCTGAAGGCTCACCCCGATGCCGGCGCCGACATGCGCGCCCAGCTCGACGCGCTGGTCGGCAAGCACTTCATCGAGCGCACGCCTTTCGAGCGGCTGACCCACTATCCGCGCTATCTGAAGGCGATCGCGCTGCGCATCGACAAGCTGCGCAGCGATCCCGCGCGCGACGCCCGCGCGCTGGCCGACTGGAATTCGCTCGCCACGCTGTGGGAGCGCGAGCGCATCGCCCGTGCGCGGGCAGGCGTGAGCGACCCCTTCCTCGATGAATTCCGCTGGCTGCTGGAAGAACTGCGGGTGAACCTGTTCGCGCAGGAACTGCGCACCCCGGTGCCGGTCTCGGTCAAGCGGCTGCAGAAGATCTGGGAATCGCGCTCGCACGGGTGA
- a CDS encoding nuclear transport factor 2 family protein — protein MPVDERLRTLISTFETLTPATVDTLAALYADDAHFRDPFNDVRGRAAVARIFSHMFEQVEAPRFEVHSAMSEGDAAWLEWTMHFVMRGRAQAIVGATRLRFDAQGRVAEHRDYWDAAQELYEKLPLIGSVLRAIRRRLAAG, from the coding sequence ATGCCCGTCGATGAGCGCCTGCGCACCTTGATCTCGACTTTCGAGACGTTGACTCCTGCCACCGTCGACACGCTCGCCGCGCTCTACGCCGACGACGCGCACTTCCGCGATCCGTTCAACGACGTGCGCGGTCGCGCCGCGGTGGCGCGCATCTTCAGCCACATGTTCGAACAGGTCGAGGCGCCGCGCTTCGAAGTTCACTCGGCGATGAGCGAAGGCGACGCCGCGTGGCTGGAATGGACCATGCACTTCGTCATGCGTGGACGTGCGCAGGCCATCGTCGGCGCGACCCGGCTGCGCTTCGACGCGCAGGGCCGGGTGGCCGAACATCGTGACTACTGGGATGCGGCGCAGGAGCTATACGAAAAGCTGCCGCTGATCGGCAGCGTGCTGCGCGCCATCCGGCGACGTCTCGCCGCCGGATAG
- the crcB gene encoding fluoride efflux transporter CrcB, translated as MQNFIAVGAGAALGAWMRWGLSLALNPLFAGFPLGTLAANLIGGLLMGVALAVLQAMPELPAHLRLLVTTGFLGGLTTFSSFSGEVFALFERGHTGWALVAVAAHVLGSLAMTALGWWGWQLLRG; from the coding sequence ATGCAGAACTTCATTGCCGTCGGTGCCGGCGCCGCGCTAGGTGCATGGATGCGCTGGGGCCTGTCGCTGGCGCTGAACCCGCTGTTCGCCGGCTTCCCGCTCGGTACGCTGGCGGCCAATCTGATCGGCGGACTGCTGATGGGGGTTGCCCTCGCAGTGCTGCAGGCCATGCCCGAGTTGCCGGCCCATCTGCGCCTGCTGGTGACCACCGGATTCCTCGGCGGCCTGACTACCTTCTCAAGCTTTTCCGGCGAGGTGTTCGCGCTGTTCGAGCGCGGCCACACCGGCTGGGCGCTGGTCGCGGTGGCGGCGCACGTGCTCGGTTCGCTGGCGATGACCGCGCTGGGCTGGTGGGGCTGGCAGCTGCTGCGCGGCTGA
- a CDS encoding HIRAN domain-containing protein: MRSVCSALLALACLGAHADGLRLLAQRSPLAGAQYHRLAEVWPQLTVGDALTLEREPGNRHDARAVRVLWRGIMIGYLPRAANFEAADEMDAGARLTARIGALAPDPDPWRRLRVDVWIELGH; encoded by the coding sequence ATGCGTTCGGTCTGTAGCGCGCTGCTTGCGCTCGCCTGCCTCGGCGCACACGCTGACGGCCTGCGCCTGCTGGCGCAGCGTTCGCCGCTGGCCGGCGCGCAATACCACCGGCTGGCCGAGGTGTGGCCGCAGCTCACGGTGGGCGACGCGCTGACGCTGGAACGCGAGCCGGGCAACCGGCACGACGCCCGCGCAGTGCGCGTGCTGTGGCGCGGCATCATGATCGGCTACCTGCCGCGGGCCGCCAACTTCGAAGCGGCCGACGAAATGGACGCCGGCGCCCGGCTCACTGCGCGCATCGGCGCGCTTGCGCCCGACCCCGATCCGTGGAGGCGACTACGCGTCGACGTCTGGATCGAACTGGGCCACTGA
- a CDS encoding YraN family protein, which produces MSTRAQHGAAAEQLAARFLESKGLRVLGRNLRWRDGELDLVCEHGDTLVFVEVRMRRDGRFGGAAASVGPVKQARLIRAAQHWLAEQGRRAQARPARFDVIALSALDAGSIDWIRDAFGL; this is translated from the coding sequence ATGAGCACACGGGCGCAGCATGGCGCCGCCGCCGAACAGCTCGCGGCTCGCTTTCTCGAATCGAAGGGCCTGCGCGTGCTTGGCCGCAACCTCCGCTGGCGCGACGGCGAACTCGACCTGGTGTGCGAGCACGGCGACACGCTGGTATTCGTTGAGGTGCGCATGCGGCGCGACGGCCGCTTCGGTGGCGCCGCCGCCAGCGTCGGACCGGTCAAGCAGGCGCGGCTGATCCGCGCCGCACAGCACTGGCTGGCCGAACAGGGGCGACGCGCGCAGGCCCGCCCGGCGCGCTTCGACGTGATCGCGCTGTCGGCGCTCGACGCTGGCAGCATCGACTGGATACGCGATGCGTTCGGTCTGTAG
- a CDS encoding phosphoglycolate phosphatase yields MTQRFTVAAITFDLDGTLLDTVPDLAAAAQDMAAELGVPPRREDEVRVFVGRGIPNLVERCLGERAQDATFLRQAIDVFKRCYRVRNGERAVPYDGAHDTLAALQAAGFRLACVTNKAVDFTLPLLEQMDMRHFFGSVVGGDTLPQKKPDPAPLLHAVHELGVTPSAALHVGDSYNDIDCARNAGIAVLGVPWGYSEGRVLDAKDCDGLLSSLPDLLSRVALPTEH; encoded by the coding sequence ATGACGCAGCGTTTCACGGTCGCCGCCATCACCTTCGACCTCGACGGCACGCTGCTCGACACCGTGCCCGATCTCGCCGCCGCGGCGCAGGACATGGCCGCCGAACTGGGCGTTCCGCCGCGCCGCGAGGACGAGGTGCGGGTGTTCGTCGGGCGCGGCATCCCGAATCTGGTCGAACGCTGCCTCGGCGAGCGCGCGCAGGATGCGACCTTCCTGCGGCAGGCGATCGATGTGTTCAAGCGCTGCTACCGCGTGCGCAACGGCGAGCGCGCCGTGCCCTACGACGGCGCGCACGACACGCTGGCGGCGCTGCAGGCGGCCGGTTTCAGGCTGGCCTGCGTCACCAACAAGGCGGTCGACTTCACGCTGCCGCTGCTTGAACAGATGGACATGCGCCATTTCTTCGGCAGCGTGGTCGGCGGCGACACCCTGCCGCAGAAGAAGCCGGATCCGGCGCCGCTCCTGCACGCCGTGCACGAACTGGGCGTGACGCCGTCAGCCGCGCTGCACGTCGGCGACTCGTACAACGACATCGATTGCGCACGCAATGCCGGCATCGCGGTGCTGGGCGTGCCCTGGGGCTACAGCGAGGGGCGCGTGCTGGACGCAAAAGATTGCGATGGGCTACTATCTTCGCTTCCCGACCTGCTCTCGCGGGTCGCACTTCCGACCGAACACTGA
- the trpE gene encoding anthranilate synthase component I, with protein MNQDQFEALARAGYNRIPVSRQALADLDTPLSAYLKLADAPYSYLLESVQGGERWGRYSILGLPAQTRIVVRRDQIEVLRDDAVIETAESGDPLAFVQAFLGRYRVPDLPGLPRFYGGLVGYFGYDVVRYVEHRLAAGWDKADPLGVPDIHLLLSDGLAVFDNLSGRLTFIVYADPAQPDALLSAHVRLDALTARLKSPLREPDTPRGESVAAESGFGHDAYCVAVEKAKRYIFDGDIMQVVPSQRMSKPLATTPMAVYRALRALNPSPYMYFFNLGDTHIVGASPEILARLEGDKVTVRPIAGTRKRGANAEEDRALAEDLLSDEKERAEHIMLVDLGRNDLGRVAATGTVEVTDRMVVEKYSHVMHIVSNVEGVLKPGLTAMDVLRATFPAGTVSGAPKVRAMEIIDELEPVKRGIYSGAVGYLGFNGGMDVAIALRTAVIKDGVLHAQAGGGVVMDSTPEGEWQETLNKARAVLRAAELAEAGLTPG; from the coding sequence ATGAATCAAGATCAATTCGAGGCGCTTGCCCGCGCCGGCTACAACCGCATCCCCGTTTCGCGCCAGGCTCTGGCCGATCTCGACACGCCGCTGTCCGCCTATCTGAAGCTGGCCGATGCGCCTTACTCCTACCTGCTCGAATCGGTGCAGGGCGGCGAGCGCTGGGGTCGTTACTCCATCCTCGGCCTGCCGGCGCAGACGCGCATCGTCGTGCGCCGCGACCAGATCGAGGTGCTGCGCGATGACGCGGTGATCGAAACCGCCGAAAGCGGCGATCCGCTCGCTTTCGTGCAGGCCTTCCTCGGTCGCTACCGCGTGCCCGACCTGCCTGGCCTGCCGCGCTTCTACGGTGGCCTGGTCGGCTATTTCGGCTACGACGTGGTGCGCTACGTCGAGCACCGGCTGGCCGCCGGCTGGGACAAGGCCGACCCGCTGGGCGTGCCGGACATCCATCTGCTGCTGTCGGACGGACTGGCGGTGTTCGACAACCTGTCGGGCCGGCTTACCTTCATCGTCTACGCCGACCCGGCGCAGCCGGACGCCTTGCTGTCCGCGCACGTCCGGCTCGACGCGCTGACGGCGCGGCTGAAGTCGCCGCTGCGCGAACCGGACACCCCGCGCGGCGAATCGGTGGCGGCCGAATCCGGCTTCGGCCACGATGCCTACTGCGTGGCGGTCGAGAAGGCGAAGCGCTATATCTTCGACGGCGACATCATGCAGGTGGTGCCGTCGCAGCGCATGAGCAAGCCGCTGGCGACCACGCCGATGGCGGTGTACCGCGCGCTGCGTGCGCTGAATCCGTCGCCCTACATGTACTTCTTCAATCTGGGCGATACCCACATCGTCGGCGCCAGCCCGGAAATCCTGGCCCGCCTCGAAGGCGACAAGGTGACGGTGCGGCCGATCGCCGGCACCCGCAAGCGTGGCGCCAACGCCGAGGAGGACCGCGCGCTGGCCGAGGATCTGCTGTCGGACGAGAAGGAACGCGCCGAGCACATCATGCTGGTCGACCTCGGCCGCAACGACCTCGGCCGCGTCGCCGCCACCGGCACGGTCGAAGTGACCGACCGCATGGTGGTCGAGAAGTACTCGCACGTGATGCACATCGTCAGCAATGTCGAAGGCGTGCTGAAGCCGGGCCTGACCGCGATGGACGTGCTGCGCGCCACCTTCCCGGCCGGCACCGTCAGCGGCGCGCCCAAGGTGAGGGCGATGGAAATCATCGACGAGCTGGAGCCGGTCAAGCGCGGCATCTATTCCGGCGCCGTCGGCTACCTCGGCTTCAACGGCGGCATGGACGTCGCGATCGCGCTGCGCACCGCGGTGATCAAGGACGGCGTGCTGCACGCCCAGGCCGGCGGTGGCGTGGTGATGGATTCGACGCCCGAAGGCGAATGGCAGGAAACGCTGAACAAGGCGCGCGCCGTGCTGCGCGCCGCGGAACTGGCCGAAGCGGGGCTGACGCCGGGCTGA
- a CDS encoding phosphoheptose isomerase, which translates to MNLVSRISEHFIDSAQTKLSSTEVLAAPIADAVELMVESLMATGKILACGNGGSAADAQHFAAELVGRYERERPELAAIALTVDSSILTAIANDYSFEQVFAKQVRALGQPQDVLLAISTSGNSGNVIAAIDAAHEREMRVVALTGRGGGRIAELLTDRDIHICVPAERTARIQEVHLLTLHCLCDGIDCMLLGTE; encoded by the coding sequence ATGAATCTGGTTTCACGCATTTCCGAGCACTTCATCGACAGCGCGCAAACCAAGCTCTCGTCCACCGAAGTTCTCGCCGCGCCGATTGCCGACGCGGTCGAACTGATGGTGGAAAGCCTGATGGCCACCGGCAAGATACTCGCCTGTGGCAACGGTGGATCGGCGGCCGACGCACAGCACTTCGCCGCCGAGCTGGTCGGTCGTTACGAACGCGAGCGCCCCGAACTGGCCGCCATCGCGCTGACCGTGGACAGCTCCATCCTGACCGCCATCGCCAACGACTACAGCTTCGAACAGGTGTTCGCCAAACAGGTGCGGGCGCTCGGGCAGCCACAGGACGTGCTGCTGGCGATTTCGACCTCCGGCAATTCAGGCAACGTGATCGCCGCGATCGACGCGGCGCACGAACGCGAAATGCGCGTGGTCGCGCTGACCGGGCGCGGCGGTGGCCGCATCGCGGAACTGCTGACCGACCGTGACATCCACATCTGTGTGCCCGCCGAGCGCACGGCCCGCATACAGGAAGTGCATCTGCTCACCCTCCACTGCCTTTGCGACGGCATCGACTGCATGCTTCTAGGAACCGAATGA